One Niallia circulans DNA segment encodes these proteins:
- a CDS encoding BlaR1 family beta-lactam sensor/signal transducer → MDIVVQRLLLNTIALSLLIVIILLMKKALTKHMSVKTHYKIWFFLFVPLFVSTLPWNYLGLGEGIQYIKNLLTFTGKTAAQNEYKSGGLTESNGANTDLIRDFSVSVHNSTPEYIYQLICAVWIIGMVLCLAILIYSNYQLHKLQKSAVFIKNIKVNLLLEECKEVVGIKRNIILKETPFITTPITFGIFKPYILVPSNLQTVFTLKDIKYVLLHELTHHKNKDMLVHYVMWIFQIIYWFNPFIWYSLKRIRMDRELACDDSVLNLLDEKGYLEYGHTIIRFAHNKQEKSFELFASGIGGTNQQIKQRIQSIANFSEASALLKMKSKVICMLLGILVLVITPLTTVLATSNDVYHFDGRNTAYEDLSAYFKGYKGSFVLYDADNSHFQIYNRILSEQRISPDSTYKIYSGLFALESNAIAINNSEQYWNGRSNPFKEWDKDHNLTSAMRNSVNWYFQNLDQEVGDKRLQAYFDKVNYGNKDLSGGLDTYWMESSLKISPIEQVLLLQELSENKFGFKAENVEAIKEAMLIDDQQDKQLYGKTGTGTINGNNVNGWFIGFVKKEGHSYYFAINIQNQGTEASGSKAMEIAKQILKDKNIY, encoded by the coding sequence ATGGATATCGTTGTACAACGGCTTTTGCTTAATACAATAGCGTTATCCCTCCTAATTGTTATTATTCTCTTGATGAAAAAGGCATTAACTAAACATATGTCAGTTAAAACGCATTATAAAATTTGGTTTTTTCTGTTTGTCCCTCTTTTTGTTTCCACTTTACCATGGAATTATTTAGGGTTAGGTGAAGGAATACAATATATAAAAAACTTGCTGACGTTTACTGGTAAAACAGCAGCTCAGAATGAGTACAAAAGTGGTGGCCTAACAGAGTCAAATGGTGCTAATACAGATTTAATCCGTGATTTTTCCGTATCTGTGCACAACTCAACACCAGAATATATTTACCAGCTCATATGTGCTGTTTGGATAATAGGCATGGTTCTTTGCCTTGCAATACTGATATATTCAAACTATCAGCTTCATAAACTACAAAAGTCTGCTGTTTTTATTAAGAACATTAAAGTAAATCTATTATTAGAAGAGTGCAAAGAGGTTGTTGGGATTAAAAGAAATATTATCCTTAAAGAAACACCTTTTATTACCACACCAATTACGTTTGGTATTTTCAAGCCTTATATTTTAGTACCATCAAACTTACAAACAGTATTTACTTTAAAGGATATTAAATATGTATTACTGCATGAGCTAACACATCATAAAAACAAAGATATGCTAGTTCATTATGTGATGTGGATTTTTCAAATCATATATTGGTTTAATCCATTTATATGGTATTCCTTAAAAAGGATCCGAATGGACCGCGAATTGGCTTGTGATGACTCTGTTCTAAATCTTTTAGATGAGAAGGGCTATCTTGAATATGGTCATACAATTATTCGATTTGCCCATAACAAACAGGAGAAGTCATTTGAATTGTTTGCCTCAGGAATTGGCGGAACTAATCAACAAATTAAACAAAGAATTCAAAGTATTGCTAACTTCTCTGAAGCATCTGCTTTATTGAAAATGAAAAGTAAGGTTATTTGTATGCTTTTAGGAATACTTGTACTCGTGATTACACCACTTACGACTGTATTGGCTACTTCTAATGATGTGTATCATTTTGATGGGAGGAATACAGCCTATGAGGACTTAAGTGCGTATTTTAAAGGTTATAAAGGGAGTTTTGTTTTATACGATGCAGACAATAGCCATTTTCAAATATACAATCGTATATTAAGTGAACAAAGGATTTCACCAGATAGCACGTATAAAATTTATTCTGGGTTATTTGCATTAGAATCAAATGCTATAGCAATAAATAACTCTGAACAGTATTGGAACGGGAGAAGCAACCCTTTTAAAGAGTGGGATAAAGATCATAACTTAACATCTGCCATGAGAAATTCAGTAAACTGGTATTTTCAAAATCTGGATCAAGAGGTAGGAGATAAACGCCTGCAAGCTTATTTCGATAAGGTCAACTATGGAAATAAGGACTTGTCTGGAGGTTTGGATACCTATTGGATGGAATCCTCTCTGAAAATATCACCGATTGAACAAGTGCTTTTATTGCAGGAGCTATCAGAAAATAAGTTTGGCTTCAAAGCAGAAAATGTTGAAGCAATAAAAGAAGCGATGTTAATTGATGACCAACAGGATAAGCAATTGTATGGAAAAACTGGTACTGGAACGATAAACGGGAATAATGTAAATGGCTGGTTTATTGGCTTTGTGAAAAAAGAAGGGCATAGTTACTATTTTGCAATTAATATCCAAAATCAGGGAACAGAAGCCAGTGGAAGTAAAGCTATGGAGATAGCCAAGCAAATTTTGAAGGATAAAAATATATATTGA
- a CDS encoding penicillin-binding transpeptidase domain-containing protein, giving the protein MNSRVENNRRRFKPLLLLLVVIVIVGGATASYLLIKKNDKALFADAADDFIRILENRDYKNLGKVLDEESYKSLKYTLAEVEQKYDRIFNGINITDIHASHVSLEKVNTNLYGLSYQLSFTTPLGALEKLEYKTEMTKKDDKYLVKWEPALIFPGMEGKDKISYQLLKAERGEIQDHLGNGLAINENFKSMGVVPKELGAGNVKEANLQKISQQFDLTIEEINKKLNQSWVTDELFVPLKTIEANKATELPGVSYQNIKLRYYPLKEAAANLIGYIGNVTKEDIEKHPNLVDGDIIGKAGLEKAFDKRLRGKDGGEIWIVDEEGDNKQEIQTVDKADGEDIQLTIDSYIQSEAFEHLQGNSGSTVVMNPKEGGLFALVSSPSYDPNKMVQGISQQDYDQYANNDKKPFISRFAVGYAPGSTFKTITASIGLDTKVTYPDKQRTINGRSWQKDGSWGGYSVTRVSDVQKVDMKKALIYSDNIYFAQEALEFGEDVFRNGLKQFIFGEELDLPIAMNPAQISKESTFNSEILLADTAYGQGELLINPIQQAAMYTVFQNEGNIVYPMLVKSKDGPKTKSAITKATADEMKKSLIEVVSNPNGTAHLLYNQQYQLAAKTGTAELKLKQGEKGNENSFLLAFDTEQDNFLMLSLVENYQQGSSATQLNKSFIDKLYVYFGMQ; this is encoded by the coding sequence TTGAATAGTAGAGTTGAGAACAACAGACGAAGATTCAAGCCTTTACTATTATTGTTAGTCGTTATTGTAATTGTGGGCGGAGCCACGGCTTCCTACCTATTAATCAAAAAGAATGATAAAGCACTATTTGCTGATGCCGCAGATGATTTTATTCGGATTTTAGAAAATAGAGATTATAAGAACTTAGGCAAGGTCTTGGATGAGGAGTCGTATAAGTCCTTAAAATATACGTTAGCGGAGGTCGAACAAAAGTATGATCGCATATTTAATGGGATTAATATAACGGATATTCATGCTTCTCACGTTTCATTAGAAAAGGTGAACACCAATCTTTATGGATTAAGTTATCAACTAAGCTTTACTACGCCATTAGGAGCATTAGAAAAGCTGGAATATAAAACAGAAATGACGAAGAAAGATGATAAATATTTAGTGAAATGGGAACCTGCGTTAATTTTTCCTGGTATGGAAGGTAAAGATAAAATTTCGTATCAATTACTGAAAGCAGAACGGGGAGAAATTCAAGATCATTTAGGCAATGGTCTGGCGATAAATGAAAATTTTAAGTCGATGGGTGTTGTTCCGAAAGAATTAGGTGCGGGCAATGTAAAGGAGGCAAATCTCCAAAAAATCAGTCAACAATTTGATCTAACGATAGAAGAGATAAATAAAAAACTAAATCAAAGCTGGGTCACAGATGAGCTGTTTGTCCCTTTAAAAACAATCGAAGCAAATAAAGCAACAGAACTTCCGGGAGTATCCTATCAGAATATAAAGCTGCGATATTATCCTTTAAAGGAAGCAGCAGCTAATTTAATTGGTTATATTGGAAATGTAACGAAAGAGGATATCGAAAAACACCCAAATTTAGTTGATGGCGATATCATTGGAAAAGCAGGATTGGAAAAGGCTTTTGATAAGCGACTGCGCGGCAAGGATGGCGGAGAAATATGGATTGTTGATGAAGAAGGCGACAATAAACAGGAAATTCAAACTGTGGATAAAGCGGATGGCGAAGATATACAGCTGACAATAGATTCCTATATTCAATCAGAAGCATTTGAGCATCTGCAAGGTAATTCTGGTTCGACAGTTGTAATGAACCCTAAAGAAGGCGGGCTTTTTGCTTTAGTTAGTTCCCCTTCCTATGATCCTAATAAAATGGTTCAAGGGATTTCTCAACAGGATTATGATCAATATGCAAATAACGATAAAAAGCCATTTATTTCAAGGTTTGCTGTTGGATATGCGCCTGGATCTACCTTTAAAACGATAACTGCTAGCATTGGGCTTGATACTAAGGTGACGTATCCAGATAAACAAAGAACTATAAATGGACGAAGCTGGCAAAAGGATGGGAGCTGGGGCGGTTATTCAGTGACGCGTGTTTCAGATGTACAAAAAGTCGATATGAAAAAGGCTTTAATCTATTCGGATAATATTTATTTTGCCCAAGAGGCGCTTGAATTCGGGGAAGACGTGTTTAGAAATGGCTTAAAGCAGTTTATCTTTGGGGAGGAGTTGGATTTGCCAATTGCCATGAATCCGGCACAAATCTCAAAAGAAAGTACATTTAACTCAGAAATTCTCCTGGCAGATACAGCATACGGTCAAGGCGAATTATTGATAAATCCTATTCAGCAGGCTGCGATGTATACTGTTTTTCAAAATGAAGGGAATATCGTTTATCCAATGTTGGTTAAAAGTAAAGACGGCCCCAAAACAAAATCAGCTATTACAAAGGCAACAGCTGATGAAATGAAAAAAAGTTTAATAGAGGTTGTCAGTAATCCAAATGGAACAGCCCATCTCCTATATAACCAACAGTATCAGCTAGCTGCAAAGACGGGAACAGCAGAATTAAAATTGAAACAAGGGGAAAAGGGGAATGAAAATAGTTTCTTACTTGCCTTTGATACAGAGCAAGATAATTTTCTTATGCTTTCACTTGTTGAAAATTATCAACAAGGAAGCTCAGCAACTCAGTTGAATAAATCATTCATAGATAAGCTGTATGTATATTTTGGAATGCAGTAA
- a CDS encoding peptidoglycan D,D-transpeptidase FtsI family protein, producing the protein MKQKAKKTPKANNQYRIRITGIFFSVFILFSVLIIRLGLIQIVSGEEYTAQVKNKVVTPVSASVPRGKIYDTNNRLVVYNIPAKAIVYTPRLHPQPEEMLLLAKKLADFVTMNKKDIKKVTTRDLKDIWLLVNDNGAGLLTDKEEKLFKDDKVNDKELYNLKLDRITEKDLKSINKNMAAIYRKLSTASAFSKTVIKNEDVTNQEYAIAAESLGNLPGIDVTTDWKRAHNFGNTFNNMLGKVTTTEEGLPEEKLDFYTSKGYKLNDRVGKSYIEELYDSVLQGQNEVVNVSTDRNGEVVNTDVVTEGKNGNDIVLTIDMEFQEQVEKIMQEELVAAIQKPHTNLLDTAFVVAMEPRTGRILAMSGQVYDRKSKEFSDFTPGTFTYAFEQGSVVKGATVLAGFQSGVRNIGETERDEVMRFKGSGTFSSYQTMGLVDDLEALERSSNVYMWKTAIEMMGGKYIPNGTLNIDSKKIETIRYYFNQFGLGVPTGIGFDNETAGIKGNNISTYFQIAIGQLDTYTPMQIAQYMTTIANGGYRMQPQLVKEIRESTNDEQGLGKIVDEIEPVILNKVDMSNQMIERVQQGLRLVTHGSQGTAKSYFANEPYDAAGKTGTSESYKHGVKTWNLSFAGFAPYKDPQIAIAVIVPNAYLDGFTQPHSAANIISQRVFRAYFKNHPTK; encoded by the coding sequence GTGAAGCAAAAAGCCAAAAAAACACCAAAAGCAAATAATCAATACCGAATAAGAATCACGGGTATCTTTTTTTCAGTCTTTATTCTGTTTTCGGTTCTGATTATACGCCTTGGACTAATTCAAATTGTGAGTGGGGAAGAGTATACTGCACAAGTAAAAAATAAAGTAGTAACTCCAGTTAGTGCCTCTGTTCCGCGGGGGAAAATTTATGATACTAATAATAGATTAGTAGTCTACAATATTCCAGCAAAGGCAATTGTTTATACGCCGCGATTACATCCACAACCGGAAGAAATGCTGCTCTTGGCCAAAAAGTTGGCTGACTTTGTTACGATGAATAAAAAGGATATAAAAAAAGTTACAACCAGGGACTTAAAGGACATTTGGCTGCTGGTAAATGACAATGGAGCGGGGCTACTGACAGATAAGGAAGAAAAATTATTCAAAGATGATAAAGTGAATGATAAAGAACTATATAACTTGAAATTAGACCGGATAACAGAGAAGGATTTAAAGTCTATTAATAAAAATATGGCGGCTATATACCGGAAGTTATCGACTGCATCAGCATTTTCCAAAACGGTTATAAAAAATGAAGATGTGACAAATCAAGAATACGCAATTGCCGCTGAATCGCTTGGAAATCTGCCGGGGATTGATGTAACAACAGATTGGAAAAGAGCGCATAACTTCGGAAACACTTTTAACAACATGCTTGGTAAAGTAACGACGACAGAAGAAGGTCTGCCAGAAGAAAAGTTAGATTTCTACACTTCCAAAGGGTACAAACTTAATGATCGGGTTGGAAAAAGCTATATAGAAGAGCTTTATGATAGTGTGCTACAGGGCCAAAATGAAGTTGTAAACGTAAGTACAGACAGAAATGGAGAGGTTGTAAACACAGATGTAGTTACCGAAGGGAAAAACGGAAATGATATAGTTTTGACAATTGATATGGAATTCCAAGAGCAAGTTGAAAAAATAATGCAGGAGGAGCTTGTCGCTGCCATCCAAAAGCCTCATACAAATTTGCTCGACACAGCCTTTGTCGTTGCGATGGAGCCAAGAACTGGCCGGATACTTGCTATGTCTGGACAAGTGTATGATCGGAAGTCAAAGGAATTTAGCGATTTTACGCCGGGAACCTTTACTTATGCGTTTGAACAGGGCTCTGTTGTGAAGGGAGCAACAGTATTAGCTGGTTTTCAGTCGGGTGTAAGAAATATAGGCGAAACAGAGCGTGATGAAGTAATGAGATTTAAAGGCTCCGGAACCTTTTCTTCTTATCAAACTATGGGGCTTGTTGATGACTTGGAAGCACTTGAGCGCTCATCCAACGTATATATGTGGAAAACAGCGATTGAAATGATGGGTGGTAAGTATATCCCTAATGGCACATTAAATATTGATTCCAAAAAAATTGAAACAATTCGCTATTATTTTAACCAGTTTGGCTTGGGCGTTCCGACAGGGATTGGTTTTGATAATGAAACGGCAGGAATTAAAGGTAACAATATCAGCACGTATTTTCAAATTGCTATCGGACAACTAGATACATATACACCAATGCAAATTGCTCAATATATGACAACGATTGCCAATGGTGGGTACCGCATGCAGCCACAGCTTGTTAAGGAGATACGTGAATCAACTAATGATGAACAGGGATTAGGAAAGATTGTAGACGAAATAGAACCGGTCATATTGAATAAAGTAGACATGAGTAATCAAATGATTGAGCGGGTACAGCAAGGTTTGCGGCTTGTAACCCATGGTTCCCAAGGTACAGCCAAAAGTTATTTCGCCAATGAACCATATGATGCGGCAGGAAAAACAGGCACCTCTGAATCTTATAAACATGGTGTGAAGACTTGGAATCTTTCATTTGCAGGTTTTGCCCCTTATAAAGATCCGCAAATTGCTATAGC
- a CDS encoding BlaI/MecI/CopY family transcriptional regulator, producing the protein MTKSPQISEAEYEVMNIVWKYEPISTPEVVEKLSSAEFDWKPNTIHTMLARLVKKKALHARKNGRVFIYTSLIEKHDYIEQKSKTFLQQFFDGTLNSMVLNFIENDKLSNEDISELQKILSQREKEGGEK; encoded by the coding sequence ATGACGAAGAGTCCCCAAATATCAGAAGCAGAATATGAAGTTATGAATATTGTATGGAAATATGAGCCCATCTCAACACCTGAGGTAGTCGAGAAGCTGTCATCTGCAGAGTTTGACTGGAAACCGAATACTATTCATACGATGCTCGCACGTCTTGTTAAGAAAAAGGCACTGCACGCAAGAAAAAATGGCAGAGTGTTTATTTATACATCACTAATTGAAAAGCACGATTATATAGAGCAAAAAAGCAAAACCTTTCTTCAACAATTTTTCGATGGCACATTAAATTCAATGGTATTAAATTTCATTGAAAACGATAAGTTGTCTAATGAAGATATTTCTGAATTACAGAAAATACTATCACAGAGAGAGAAAGAGGGAGGGGAAAAATAA